Proteins encoded together in one Thermodesulfovibrionales bacterium window:
- the pnp gene encoding polyribonucleotide nucleotidyltransferase, translated as MQRVEIEFRGKKLSLETGEIAKQSDGAVLATYGDTVVLATVVAAKKASEVFDFIPLTIDYQEKAYSAGKIPGGYFKREGKPSEKEILTSRLIDRPIRPLLPKGFFYETQGIVSVLSYGDENIADILGIIGMSAALMVSDIPFNGPVGAVRVGRIDEKFVVNPDLSEADRIDLNLVVAATEEAVVMVEGGADEVSESVILEALEFAHEEIKKILPIQHELRKLAGKQKRPTIDIPVDEELKEKVNAFCLEKMKEFIRIPGKQQRQAALDMLLEETIKTLNPEGGREREISLIFNELEKNLVRSMILNEGIRADGRRPDEIRHIYCRVGLLPRAHGSALFVRGETQALAAVTLGTHEDEQKVDSLEGETYKAFMLHYNFPPFSVGEVKPLRSPGRREIGHGALAERALKPVIPPKEVFPYTIRVVSDILESNGSSSMATVCAGTLALMDAGVPIRAPVAGIAMGLITEKDRYTILTDILGLEDHLGDMDFKVTGTEEGITAFQMDVKIGGVSRSVMQEALEQARKGRLHILRKMSEAIAAPRETLAPHAPRIYTIQIKQDKIRDVIGTGGKVIRSIIEQTGVKIEIEDSGLVNIAATDESSAQKAIEIIKGIVEEPEVGKIYLGKVKRIVDFGAFVEILPGTEGLLHISQISHKRIAKVTDVLKEGDEVLVKVTEIDSQGRIKLSRKEAVQEEDKGRRPARI; from the coding sequence ATGCAAAGAGTTGAGATTGAATTTAGAGGCAAAAAACTCAGCCTTGAAACTGGTGAAATTGCGAAACAATCAGATGGAGCAGTACTTGCAACCTATGGTGACACAGTAGTTTTAGCCACTGTAGTTGCAGCAAAAAAAGCATCAGAGGTTTTTGATTTTATTCCCCTAACCATAGATTACCAGGAAAAGGCTTATTCAGCAGGAAAAATACCAGGTGGTTACTTCAAGAGGGAGGGCAAACCATCTGAAAAGGAGATACTCACCTCAAGGCTTATTGATAGACCCATAAGGCCTCTTTTACCAAAGGGCTTTTTCTATGAAACTCAGGGTATAGTATCTGTCCTTTCCTATGGTGATGAAAATATTGCAGATATCCTTGGAATTATTGGCATGTCTGCTGCCCTCATGGTGTCTGATATTCCCTTTAATGGTCCGGTAGGTGCAGTAAGGGTTGGAAGGATTGATGAAAAATTCGTGGTCAATCCAGATCTTTCAGAAGCAGATAGGATTGATCTTAATCTTGTAGTAGCAGCTACAGAAGAGGCAGTGGTTATGGTTGAGGGCGGAGCAGATGAGGTTTCAGAATCTGTTATCCTTGAAGCCCTAGAATTTGCCCACGAGGAGATCAAAAAGATTCTGCCCATTCAGCATGAACTGAGAAAACTGGCTGGTAAGCAAAAGAGACCCACCATTGATATTCCCGTTGATGAAGAGCTTAAAGAGAAGGTAAATGCCTTCTGTCTTGAAAAGATGAAGGAATTTATACGGATACCAGGAAAACAGCAGAGACAGGCAGCCCTTGATATGCTTCTTGAGGAGACAATCAAGACACTCAATCCTGAAGGAGGAAGAGAAAGAGAGATATCCCTGATATTCAATGAGCTTGAGAAAAACCTCGTCAGGTCAATGATCCTTAATGAGGGTATCAGGGCTGATGGAAGAAGACCGGATGAGATAAGACATATATATTGCAGGGTCGGACTTCTACCCAGGGCGCATGGCTCTGCCCTTTTTGTAAGAGGTGAAACACAGGCCCTTGCAGCTGTAACACTGGGAACCCATGAAGATGAACAGAAGGTAGACAGTCTAGAGGGTGAGACCTATAAAGCTTTTATGCTTCACTACAATTTTCCACCCTTCAGTGTGGGAGAGGTAAAGCCACTGAGATCACCTGGAAGAAGAGAAATCGGTCACGGCGCACTTGCTGAAAGGGCATTGAAACCGGTAATACCACCAAAAGAGGTTTTCCCCTATACAATAAGGGTTGTTTCCGATATCCTTGAATCAAATGGTTCATCCTCCATGGCAACTGTCTGTGCAGGCACCCTTGCTCTAATGGATGCCGGAGTGCCTATTAGGGCACCAGTTGCTGGAATAGCAATGGGTCTTATTACAGAAAAGGACAGATATACTATTCTAACAGACATCCTTGGGCTGGAGGACCATCTTGGAGATATGGACTTCAAGGTAACAGGCACTGAAGAAGGCATTACCGCATTCCAGATGGATGTAAAGATTGGAGGGGTCTCAAGATCGGTTATGCAGGAGGCCCTTGAACAGGCAAGAAAAGGCAGGCTCCATATCCTTAGAAAAATGTCAGAGGCTATCGCTGCTCCAAGGGAGACCCTTGCACCCCATGCACCGAGAATATATACCATACAGATAAAACAGGATAAAATAAGGGACGTTATAGGCACTGGTGGAAAGGTTATAAGAAGCATTATAGAGCAGACAGGCGTTAAGATAGAAATAGAGGATTCCGGTCTAGTGAATATCGCTGCCACAGATGAAAGCTCTGCACAGAAGGCAATAGAAATTATAAAAGGAATTGTTGAAGAACCTGAGGTGGGTAAAATTTATCTCGGCAAGGTAAAAAGGATTGTTGACTTCGGTGCCTTTGTAGAGATACTGCCCGGCACCGAAGGACTTCTCCATATATCACAGATATCCCATAAAAGGATTGCAAAAGTCACTGATGTGCTTAAAGAAGGGGATGAGGTACTTGTTAAAGTAACAGAAATTGACAGTCAGGGCAGGATAAAATTGAGCAGAAAAGAGGCCGTACAGGAGGAGGATAAGGGAAGACGACCCGCCCGGATTTAG
- the rpsO gene encoding 30S ribosomal protein S15, with protein MALTKEQKRTLVESFRIHDRDTGSPEVQVAILTERINYLTEHFKIHRKDHHSRRGLLKLVSQRRKLLDYLKTVDRSRYERLIERLGLRK; from the coding sequence ATGGCACTGACCAAAGAACAGAAGAGAACACTTGTGGAGAGCTTCAGAATCCATGACAGAGATACAGGTTCTCCTGAAGTACAGGTTGCCATCTTAACAGAAAGAATTAACTACCTCACTGAACACTTCAAGATTCATAGAAAGGACCATCATTCAAGAAGGGGCCTTCTAAAACTCGTCAGTCAGAGAAGAAAATTACTTGATTATCTCAAAACTGTTGACAGGTCAAGATACGAGAGACTTATAGAAAGGCTTGGATTAAGAAAATAA
- a CDS encoding nodulation protein NfeD encodes MKKILAKISLLFFLNLSLVLYTSYLNADVPVQSTDIMVLKVDGVINPARAEFVVKAIKKANDKGYSLIIMELDTPGGLDTSMRTIIKEMVGSAAPVVVYVSPSGARAASAGAFITIASHVAAMAPGTNIGAAHPVAVGERMDKEMAKKVTNDAAAYIRSLAESRGRNVKWAEDAVRKSVSATEKEALELKVIDLIAKDREELLKKIDGMKVRTVYGEKIIRTQGAKIIYEEMGFRQRILDLISDPNVAYILMLLGIYGLFFELTNPGSIFPGVLGGICLILAFYAFQTLPVNYAGILLIILAIILFILEVKIISHGILTIGGIISMIIGSIMLFESPAPFFKLSLYVILPAVIITALFFIITFGLAFKAWKRKPVTGAEGIVGLEGIARTDIKDDGMVYVRGEIWSAMSDEPIKSGERVRVEAVSGLKLKVRKIEH; translated from the coding sequence ATGAAAAAAATACTTGCTAAAATCTCTTTACTATTTTTCTTAAATCTATCGCTGGTCCTTTACACTTCCTATCTAAATGCAGATGTTCCTGTTCAATCCACCGATATCATGGTCCTGAAGGTAGATGGTGTCATAAATCCCGCCAGAGCTGAGTTTGTTGTTAAGGCAATAAAAAAGGCAAATGATAAAGGATATTCCCTTATAATCATGGAACTCGATACACCAGGTGGTCTTGATACCTCCATGAGAACAATTATAAAAGAGATGGTTGGAAGTGCTGCACCTGTGGTCGTTTATGTATCACCAAGTGGTGCAAGAGCAGCATCAGCAGGTGCCTTTATAACCATCGCCTCCCATGTTGCTGCTATGGCTCCTGGAACAAATATAGGAGCTGCTCATCCAGTGGCAGTCGGTGAAAGAATGGATAAGGAAATGGCAAAAAAGGTTACTAATGATGCAGCTGCTTACATAAGGAGTCTTGCTGAGAGCAGGGGAAGGAATGTAAAATGGGCTGAGGATGCTGTCAGAAAGAGTGTATCTGCAACAGAAAAAGAGGCACTTGAACTTAAAGTAATAGACCTCATTGCAAAAGACAGAGAGGAACTTCTTAAAAAGATTGATGGCATGAAGGTCAGGACCGTTTATGGAGAAAAGATTATAAGAACTCAAGGAGCAAAGATTATCTATGAGGAGATGGGATTCAGACAGAGGATTCTTGATCTTATAAGTGATCCCAATGTCGCCTATATCCTTATGCTGCTCGGAATATACGGTCTGTTCTTTGAACTTACAAATCCAGGAAGTATTTTCCCCGGTGTGCTTGGAGGAATATGTCTTATCCTTGCCTTTTATGCCTTCCAGACACTTCCTGTGAACTATGCAGGTATTCTCCTGATAATTCTTGCCATTATACTTTTCATTCTTGAAGTAAAGATAATCTCCCATGGCATTCTTACCATAGGAGGGATAATATCAATGATAATTGGTTCAATAATGCTTTTTGAAAGCCCTGCACCATTTTTTAAGCTTTCACTTTATGTAATACTACCTGCTGTCATTATTACAGCATTATTTTTCATCATAACCTTCGGGCTTGCATTTAAGGCCTGGAAGAGAAAACCTGTTACAGGCGCTGAGGGGATAGTGGGTCTTGAGGGCATTGCAAGGACAGATATAAAGGATGATGGCATGGTATATGTAAGGGGTGAGATATGGTCCGCAATGAGCGATGAACCAATAAAAAGCGGTGAAAGGGTGAGGGTAGAGGCAGTCTCGGGTCTAAAACTCAAGGTCAGAAAGATAGAACACTGA
- a CDS encoding slipin family protein, with the protein MIPLSFYTFIVIIFLVLYFLSSAIKILKEYERGVVFRLGRLIPVKGPGLVIIWPIIDRLVKVSLRTVTMDVPPQDVITKDNVTVKVNAVVYFRVVDPAKAITEVEDYYYATSQIAQTTLRSILGQSQLDDLLTKRDELNAELQRVIDFQTEPWGIKVTAVEVKNVDLPTEMLRAIARQAEAERERRAKIIHAEGELQAAQKLADAAKIISSEPAALQLRYLQTLLEISAEKNSTIIFPVPIDLLKHFIEKLKS; encoded by the coding sequence ATGATTCCACTGAGTTTTTACACATTCATTGTAATAATCTTTCTTGTTCTTTACTTTCTTTCCAGTGCTATAAAAATATTGAAAGAATACGAAAGGGGTGTTGTTTTCAGGCTGGGTAGACTCATACCTGTTAAGGGTCCGGGTCTTGTAATAATCTGGCCTATCATTGATAGGCTTGTGAAGGTTAGTTTGAGAACAGTTACCATGGATGTTCCACCGCAGGATGTTATTACAAAGGATAATGTCACGGTAAAGGTTAATGCCGTTGTTTATTTCAGGGTTGTTGATCCTGCAAAGGCAATAACAGAGGTTGAGGACTATTATTATGCAACTAGCCAGATAGCCCAGACCACATTGAGAAGCATTCTGGGGCAAAGCCAGCTTGATGATCTTCTTACAAAAAGGGATGAGCTCAATGCAGAGCTCCAGAGGGTAATAGATTTCCAGACAGAGCCATGGGGAATAAAGGTGACAGCAGTGGAGGTTAAGAATGTTGATCTTCCAACAGAGATGCTCAGGGCAATTGCCCGCCAGGCAGAAGCAGAGCGTGAAAGAAGGGCAAAGATTATTCATGCAGAGGGTGAGCTTCAGGCTGCCCAGAAACTTGCTGATGCCGCAAAGATAATCTCATCTGAACCAGCAGCACTTCAACTTAGATACCTCCAGACCCTCCTTGAGATATCTGCTGAGAAGAATTCCACCATTATATTCCCTGTGCCAATTGACCTCTTAAAACACTTCATAGAAAAACTTAAATCTTAA
- a CDS encoding TVP38/TMEM64 family protein, which produces MEREIKKIKHKNRIWLRLALLILLVGGLTFIFYETGLVHYFIDKERILSFLRLFGPFSFVGFILLQALQVVVSPIPGEVTGLLGGYLYGPFLGVILSTIGLTIGSYVAFSLSRAFGRPFVERFVDKNTIARFDYLLHHKAAFLVFLLFLIPGFPKDYLCYILGLGHLTTMEFLLIGGVGRLFGTILLTLGGSYIKHHQYGRFSILAGVAIIVVLIALAYRDKIERLFRKWHIYQYYKKKRERKKKDTTTL; this is translated from the coding sequence TTGGAAAGAGAAATTAAAAAGATAAAGCACAAAAATAGAATCTGGTTAAGACTCGCTTTACTTATTCTTCTGGTTGGTGGTCTAACCTTTATTTTTTATGAAACAGGATTAGTCCATTATTTCATCGATAAAGAAAGGATCCTAAGTTTTTTAAGACTCTTCGGCCCATTTTCCTTTGTTGGATTTATTTTGCTTCAGGCATTACAGGTCGTTGTATCACCAATACCTGGTGAGGTGACAGGTCTTCTTGGTGGTTATCTCTACGGACCTTTCCTTGGCGTGATTCTATCAACCATTGGCCTTACAATCGGTTCGTATGTTGCCTTTAGCCTTTCAAGGGCATTCGGAAGGCCCTTTGTTGAGAGATTTGTTGATAAAAATACAATAGCAAGGTTTGATTATCTCCTTCATCACAAAGCAGCCTTTCTTGTCTTTTTACTCTTTCTGATACCGGGTTTTCCAAAAGATTATCTCTGCTATATCCTTGGACTGGGACATCTCACAACAATGGAATTTCTGCTAATAGGTGGTGTAGGAAGGCTATTTGGAACAATTCTTCTGACTCTTGGCGGTAGTTATATAAAGCATCATCAGTATGGAAGATTCTCCATACTTGCTGGTGTTGCCATAATAGTAGTGCTTATTGCCCTGGCATACAGGGATAAGATTGAGAGGTTATTCAGGAAATGGCATATATATCAGTATTATAAAAAGAAAAGAGAGCGAAAAAAGAAAGACACTACCACTTTATAA